Genomic DNA from Desulfobacterales bacterium:
CTGATAATCACATCCGTGTCCAGGTTGTAACGGGAATCCGGCCGCAGCTCGGGAACCCCCGCTTGGGAATCTCCGATTCTGACCTGTCGCGACTGATGCCAGCCCGCAACAAGGAGCACCACTGAAACCAGAATGATGACAGCGGCCCATTTGCGGTCGGCCACCTTGGACAATCCCCGCCACAGCGGCGCCATGAGGGCGGCCCGCTTTTTCAGTTTTAAGCGATAGGCATCATCCACGGACATAAAGGAGAGAAGCATGGGCAGAAGAAACATATCCACAATGGCAATAGCGGCCACGCCGATGGACGCACCAATCGCCATCTCCTGAATGATTCGAATCTGAATCAGCAGAATGGTCGCAAAGCCGATAATGTCGGTAATCAGAGCGGTGAGGCTGGGAACAGCGAGTTTTTTCAATGCGTTTTCGGCTGCTTCCACGGGCGCATACCCATCAAATACCTCGGACATGCATCCTCTCACCATCTGCATCCCGTGGCTGATCGCGATGGCGAATACCAGAAACGGCACCAGGGTTCCCATGGGATCGATCCCGTAGCCGAACAAAGACAACAATCCGAGCTGCCAAATCACGGCCACGAGCGCATTCAAGACGACCAGCACCGTGTATTTGATGGATTGCGTGTACCAAAATACAATCACCAGCGTCGAAAGAAAGGCCATGCCGAAAAACAGGAGCGTCGCCGCAACCCCGTCCACCATGTCACCGATGAACTTTGCAAAACCGATGATATGCACATCAATATCTTCGTTTGAAAACTTCTCTCGAACCTTTTCCAGTTGCTTGGCAACCTTCATGAAATCAAGTTTTTCCCCGGTGGTCGGATCCACCTCCTGAAGGTCGCAGGCAATCATGGCGCCCGTGAAATCGTTTGCCACCAGTCGTCCCAGATACTCGGATTTAAGAATGTTCTGGCGGACTTGTTCAAGCCCCTCGGGCGTCGGCTCAAACCCGTTCGGAATGATATTGCCGGCGGCAATCCCCCCCTCGATGATCTCGGTGTAGCGAACATTCGGCGTCCAGATCGAAAAAACACGGCTGCGGTCAACCCCCGGTATGAAAAAAATTTCATCGGTGGCCTCCCGTAAGGCCGTGAAAAACTTCGGCGTGAAAATATCCCCCTTCTTGGTGGTCAGCGCAACGAGAATTTGGTTGGCGCCGCCAAAATCCTTTTGAAAATCAACGTAGGTCTTCATAAACGGGTGCGTCATCGGCAAAAGCTTGGTGAAGCCCGCATCAAGATAAATGCGCGATGCCGAATACCCCAAATAAATGGTGGCTATAACGAAAAAAGCAAGCACCAAAGCCCTGTGCTTAAATAGCCCGGACCTGATTTTCCCAATGTTCGAAAAAAAACTCATGGTTGCTCCTATGTACCATTCTAAGTGACTGCTCGGAAATAAAAAACCTTCCGCCCCGGCTTCCCGAGTAGTTGACATTTCAATCGGGTTATGTGTTTGAAGCCGTTAACGACATCGTTTGCACACCGAATTCGCCGAACAGCAGCAACCCCGCTCCTTTAGCTTCCAATATTTTTGAAATCCCCTGCCGCCCGCTTTTCTTTTCAATCGACTGAAAGCTTTTCCCTTCATCACGGCTTTCTATAAGAGCACCCCCCAGACCGCAGACAACGATTCGCCCGTCCCTGAGCACTTGGGCGTCGTTCAGCATCGCGGTCAGCCCCGTGTCGATTTTCGTCC
This window encodes:
- a CDS encoding MMPL family transporter → MSFFSNIGKIRSGLFKHRALVLAFFVIATIYLGYSASRIYLDAGFTKLLPMTHPFMKTYVDFQKDFGGANQILVALTTKKGDIFTPKFFTALREATDEIFFIPGVDRSRVFSIWTPNVRYTEIIEGGIAAGNIIPNGFEPTPEGLEQVRQNILKSEYLGRLVANDFTGAMIACDLQEVDPTTGEKLDFMKVAKQLEKVREKFSNEDIDVHIIGFAKFIGDMVDGVAATLLFFGMAFLSTLVIVFWYTQSIKYTVLVVLNALVAVIWQLGLLSLFGYGIDPMGTLVPFLVFAIAISHGMQMVRGCMSEVFDGYAPVEAAENALKKLAVPSLTALITDIIGFATILLIQIRIIQEMAIGASIGVAAIAIVDMFLLPMLLSFMSVDDAYRLKLKKRAALMAPLWRGLSKVADRKWAAVIILVSVVLLVAGWHQSRQVRIGDSQAGVPELRPDSRYNLDTDVIISKFAIGVDSMIIFAESKPDACIDHDAMSYIDEFAWYMNGVEGVKSVESLPGIVKHLSAGWNEANLKWRVLSRNPQVLGQACWYVPSTSGLMNKNFSVMPVRIYTEDHRAETIAHIIKSAETYIAAHPSENVTLRFAGGNVGVMGATNQVVAAEQLPIVMYVYMATILFVLISFRSLPALLCILLPLGLVSILGYAMMALLGIGLKVNTLPVVSLGVGVGVDYGIYLYSTLIALRWESESLREAYEKTLNYTGNAILLTGISLGLATATWIFSPLKFQADMGILLTFLFMFNMVGAVFILPALARWILRRRKAPVRGNEKVESTGFNKQHPEKTPGKPAVAKV